A section of the Engraulis encrasicolus isolate BLACKSEA-1 chromosome 8, IST_EnEncr_1.0, whole genome shotgun sequence genome encodes:
- the LOC134453702 gene encoding uncharacterized protein LOC134453702 isoform X1, with the protein MSVQQSGLRRGQRGQWSRAQYWVPHYIILSSRAFQMNLSWAHTKLSEAITAVYGEGRRSERQKKNKKKEGMKGTGALDTGPWLEKLHMADNAIDEVKTEGTAAGMDCIDVICVLMKLSPHLLEIDLGQNHVGEAAGQLLLDALTERGKAKLRPV; encoded by the exons ATGTCTGTGCAGCAGTCAGGActcaggaggggacaaaggggccagtggtcgagggcccagtattgggtcccccattacattatattgagCAGTCGTGCCTTTCAGAtgaacttgtcctgggcccatacaAAGCTCTCAGAGGCCATTACAGCAGTTTACGGTGAA GGAAGAAGAagcgaaagacaaaaaaagaacaagaaaaaagagggaatgaAGGGCACAGGTGCTTTGGACACTGGGCCTTGGCTGGAGAAACTTCACATGGCGGATAATGCCATAGATGAGGTCAAGACAGAGGGCACTGCTGCAGGGATGGACTGTATAgacgtcatctgtgt cctGATGAAGCTCTCCCCTCACCTGCTGGAGATAGACCTGGGACAGAACCATGTTGGAGAGGCGGCAGGCCAACTGCTACTGGACGCTCTGACCGAAAGAGGCAAag CTAAGCTGCGGCCTGTTTAA
- the LOC134453702 gene encoding uncharacterized protein LOC134453702 isoform X2: protein MKGTGALDTGPWLEKLHMADNAIDEVKTEGTAAGMDCIDVICVLMKLSPHLLEIDLGQNHVGEAAGQLLLDALTERGKAKLRPV, encoded by the exons atgaAGGGCACAGGTGCTTTGGACACTGGGCCTTGGCTGGAGAAACTTCACATGGCGGATAATGCCATAGATGAGGTCAAGACAGAGGGCACTGCTGCAGGGATGGACTGTATAgacgtcatctgtgt cctGATGAAGCTCTCCCCTCACCTGCTGGAGATAGACCTGGGACAGAACCATGTTGGAGAGGCGGCAGGCCAACTGCTACTGGACGCTCTGACCGAAAGAGGCAAag CTAAGCTGCGGCCTGTTTAA